The DNA window CCTTTCCTCCTTATACATGCTGTTGCATTTGGTTCTTTTTAGACATAAGCCAGTAAAGGCTTGCATGTTAATGCAGGTTTTCTTGGCCAGAAACTGAGCTACTCTTGTTTCTATAGCACTGTTCGCAGATGTGTAAGCCAAGAAGCCACAGACCTGTTTTCtaaataaagaattttattaAATGTTACACAAACCTTTTCCCCTTCTGTGTTGCTCTCAAAAACATAAGCGCTCATGGATTCTTCTCCCAGAGTCTCACTGATGTGGATCACAAAGCCAATCAGTCTCCTGTTCTCCTGATGGGCAGCAAACTGTGTCACAGTAGTGAGTTCaaactgaaaaagtaaaataaatgatttatttgttttaaccAGCTCAAGTTAGCAGGTTAGCTTAGGTTCATGTGACTGAATAGTCACTGCTGTGATAGAAAAAAGCTACTTACACTTGCTCGTGTAACTTGGGTTTGAGGATCTATTAACCTGAAATTAGGtgtagggaaaataaaaagaaaattattttagagtGATTCCTGGCATTTTCAAGGGGCTTTATAATAGAAAGGCAGTAACTCCAGCAGTTTTACAGATGAAGAAACATATGCACAGAATCATCTGCTTTAGCTGTGATTGGCAAGGTTCAAATCTAGGCCTTGATTCTCAGCTGCCTGACAGGTACAGGTCAGAGCACCTTTCTGAGTCACTTAAAAGGATCCTGCGTGCCTGGGCCAACACAAAATGCAGAGGGACATAAAAACACCCCAGCAAAAGGGAATGTCAGATATCAGCATATTCTACAGTGACACCACTGTCAAAGAACATAGTTAGGAAACAGAATCTTCCAGTCCATTGTTTTGCATCATTTTATTATCTTAGCAGGTCTTATGGGGTCTATAGCATAGATTTTGATAGGACATTCTTACAACTTAGTCTGGAGGATCATTTCTAAGTACCACAGAATAAGAAAAGAGACATTTCTTTCTAAGTAAAGTGACTCTTGGGATCTTGCTTCCTCAAAGGGTGTGTGtcttagaaaaacaaaaccaacaataCATAATTTATCACTAATTGTGTGAAGAGAATATTGACAAGTTAAGGCTTTTACAGTACCTCAGGTTCTTGCTGGTGACCATGAGGTGGGATTCAGTCATGCGGAAGATGTTGTGAATGGCCCGAGCAGCCAACACTTGTCTCATGGCTTCATAAATCACCTCGCACGTCCCATCAGACCGAACAGCCATGGACCCTAAAAACCGAACCACGaacatctgctgcagcagggaatCTGCAAGAGAAAAGCCATGACTTCCTTCACTGTGCTACTTCAATTTTCCAGCAGCTCAAAGTACcaatggaattattttattcGCTGTGGAAATTCAACAGTAAGCCTGCGGTTGGTGACCATCATGAGTGGTGGCTTTCTGCCATGAGTCACGCAGTGCCCTGACCCAGTTTCAAACTGTGTGAACAGGCAACAGTGGGGAGGTGGGGAAGGAAGTTATGCAGTTGCCTGGAAGCTTTAAAAGTGTGACTGGTCCTTTATGCTTCATTTGCCAGTAAAATTCCCTTGCCTATTTTTCTATTGGGTGCACATAAACTGTGATCAATTTAGGAACTGTGCAGAAGCCTTGGCTTCCATTAAGCCTTGTACGTTGTTCCCTTTCTTTCATGTCCTTGTGACCTTCCAGGCAGCTGGGCCCAGAGAGGTTTTCACCAAATCCTTCCTTGCTCCTTGACTGTCACCATAAGATTTAATATAAACTAAGCAGCCATTATGCAGCAAAGCCATCAGTTGAGCAGGCTCCCTTTCTGGCTGGTGGTGAGCAAGGGAAAGCAGGGTGAACGTTCAGAGCAGTAGGTACTTCTTTGCTTCTGAGAGCAGATGTCTGACAGGGCTCTGGGTTCCAGACACAGGGGAAGAGGAGAACAGCCAGGGCCAAGTCTTGCGTGTGCTAGTACAGGAAGATCACTTTATTATGTATCTGTTACTCTGCTGCAGTGTCAGGTGCTTTTCTTAAGAGACACTGGGTAGCTAAAATCATGACTGATTTTATCGGGATGAAAGAAGTACTGACCTTCCTCCTCATCTTTGGTGCTGTCTTCAGTTTCCCCAAATGGGTTTGCACGTCTGTGAAATAAGAAttaaaactttaattaaaaattgtgGTCATCACCACTAACAGATGCTGCAATATTTCATCTTGCCTAAATTCAGTTACAGTGATGGATCACTGTCTTTGGCCATACCTGCCACCTCTGTTTTGGTCCAGAAATTCCATGGCAGGCAGTACAATATCAAATTGAATTGGTGTTCCAGGAGCAATGAGTTGTGTGGAGTCTTGAATGCCAGCTGATTCACTGGgaattattttgtcattttctgtATTCTTTACAGTCTGGCTAAAGtgcaaatgttaaaaaaaaaattacgtTTCTATCCATCAGTGACACCCTACCTTTGCTCTGGAAGGGAGACAAGATTATTCAAAAATCTGAAGCAGGACCAAACCACTATGCAGGCATGaaagatattttcttatttacCTGTTACTGAGGACTCtaataaaatctttatttttttaatctagcaTTATTTAGAACAGAAGTAAGCATTGGTATATTAAACCTGAATGCAGATAAACTCTGAGCATGGGCTGACTGTCAGCAATAGGTGACCATTTGTCTCCCTGCCCTGTCCATATTCACAGCTGCATTACCAGCAGACACCTGGACTTGTGTCTACACTTCTCAGTGACAATCCCAGCATCTTCCTAAGACCCCTCAGCCCCAGGTTCAATACAACTGCACACAGTCCCTGCTCCATGCAAGGGAGAACATTACCTGGGGTGCTGAACTTcgtgtttttttcccaagctgGTAATGGGAGTCACTGCTTGCAGGGCTGTCTGATTTAATTTGATTGCAGCTGCCTATGTAAACAAGACAGAACAGCTCTTCTAGACATGTAGTTTACCCTACTACACTGAAGAATAATGGGAGAGTAAGCTGAAGGAATGGACTGAAAGATGGAAACAACTCCCACCTCTGGATTGTCAGTGAGATAGATCTGTCTGGAGATGTTGTTGATGGCACATATCCACTGtaagggaaaaatgaaattgaagTCTTCAGGCTCATTTGTATGCAAAAACaataatattaaaagaaaatatttttacctcCTCAtattctttcttgctttctgcttGAAGGGTTATACCcctaaaatataaacacagtgTGTAAGTGCTAACAGTGGACACCAGGTCTGTGTGACTTCAGTACTTACAGTAATATCACCAAGCTTTACGTCTATTAACCACCAAAGGAACAAAAATCATGAATAAGCTGCAGCTAAAAGACACCACGTGTGCCATTCAAGCACTTGTGGGGGAGGATTGGAAGGAGTATGCTTTTAATTTGGAAACACTCTTCTGGAAAGCCAGAAAAGCTTACTACTATACCAAGCAAGTTTAACAGGAAAGAGCATCTGAAGGGGTAGGTGTGACTGGCTCAAACAAAACCTGTCTCATACGCTTTGCCTGTAGGAGTAGTGATCTGAAAGCAGTATCTTCTGTCTTCACAGTCCACAGCCATAACAGAGCAATTATCCAGGTCCTGAATCAATCCTCCAGCTACTGCTCCCCTTGGCTGACACATCAAGTTGCCACCTTGAGTGAAGAAATAGAGTCTTTCCCAAGTTGTAGTCACCAGACCTGTTTTACTGATGACAAGAGGCAGTGATAAAGACTTGTTACTGTTTAGAAGTAACTCCTAACAGGTATGAAACTGCAAACATACCCTGATGCTAATCAGAACTTTATGTTCaccctgcattttttttaatgatgggTCTCTGTtctaaagaaaaagcagcaccTGTTTCTAGCAGAAACTAATCCTtaatgaaagctgaaaaattaaattaattccaaaCATCCAAGTGAAAAATCGTATCTTCAAGTTAAGGAATAAAAGAGTATTGAGTAACTGACACGAAATAGTATGAGCAATTTCAGCACAAGGAatcataatataaaaaaatatatattgcagTAGTATCTCAGAGCCCATCTCTTCCTTAGCTACAGAGTCCTATTATAGTGTAATCCAGCTTTTGGAATACTATGAAGAATAATAGATGTACActcacaaagagaaaaattactagacaaacaaaataataaactgCTATATAATCAATCACATAAATCATACCTAAATCCTGTGGAAGTTTATGGAAAATTTTATATGTAAAAATCTACAGAGATAATTCTACATATGATACACATTCAAAGTTACAAACTTGTATTGTCCATAAAACTTTATTTATGTAAAAGAGGTCATTTGTGAAAACATATATTAACTACAAAATAGAACTGTTTTTGTAAACACTGTGTCTTCTTTAAGATCTGGGAATAATCTGAACCCAGCCTCATCAGTTTCTAATTTTTAGCCATATGAATGCAGGAAATTATTCCTGTAGGTAAATTCAATCAGAAGCAAAgtcttattttcagaaaaatagtCTCAAATGCCTCTAATTTGGCTAAAGCttcaaaaacatatttctaaagATGACAGAGTTACTTGGAGGATGAGGAGTAGAGCTACCAAACTGATTTAGGATGCTCAATACCTGAAGAGTCTTTATGACcctgccccccaaaaaatttaGCCACTAAACAAACCAGCAGATAACAATCTTCTTACTTTCTAAGATTAAGGTAGCCAGCCTTCTGGATGAGGTTTCTATTGATAGCAGGTGAAGTTACATCAGAATCTGGGGTGTAAACAGATTCATTAACGGCAATTAAATCCTGCTGGGatattctcattttttcagCTTCAGCATCCAGCTCTCCCTGTATGctggaaagaaaaaccaacaacacaaaaagaaacccAAGCCATTATTAGCCATTTATACCAGGATACAGGTCACATCTGTAaaccaaaatgaacaaaaataccATCTGAGATTACCTTGGAGGGTAGTGCAAagatgaaatttatttttcaaatagaCTTTTTAGGAAATACTGTTTTATAATACTGAAATGAGTACATGAGAAATGTTGAGACGTGTTGAGAAAGAAGaattaagtttattttttaagagaCAGCTTCTAAAAGTAATGCTATTAATTCACACTGCTAAACACTTAGAGACATGGCCCTAGTATAATGGCACAGTTCAAAGCAGGCTGTACTAGAGGATCTCTTGGATTTCTCAGAACTTTGTCTAATGCCTCCAAGTCTGTAACACACAGGAATTCCTGCCTTGACATCACCTATTAACTGGTCATGGATTTTCATTAATTCAGCACAACACACTAACAGAACTCATAGCTCAAGTCTCACATTAGCTTTACCTTTTTGTTTATAATACAGTGTTCTGCTTTGGTATGATTCAGAAAATATCAGATCTGAATTAAATTAGACCATATTTTGCAAGCTAATGTCTTTCCACTCCATCATTGAAAGTCAgaataagaataatttaaattccatttttaaatacaatggAACTATGCTGTCAGTTTTCATCTCAGTGTTACTTCAATGAATCTTTTGATCTGTCATTTTTGTTGTACCACAAAATACTTTTGACAAAACCTCCCTGGCATCTTCATGGTTTCTGAGACTATATTCCTCCTCCTAAGGTGTGCTTCTCCCATCTCCAAGGCAGGAAGAAAAGTGCTGACAATTCTGAAGTTACATGCGTTTGTGGCAATTAGGCCAAGTGGGTACTGTGTTTTTACACTGTTAGCAATATTCACCGTataaatgaaaatgcttttaaataccATTGAAATTCTGTAGCTGCACAATGGGTCACATCAACTTTTtgttccaaaagaaaaaatctgaCAAGTGAAAAGCTTTTAGCTTGACTAGAAAGCAGATCTGACTCACTGAGGCCTTGTTATCCCCAGCACTAAGGAAGGAGAGGAGTGGGCAGCACAGTTTTCAGTGGCTGTGCAAACTGAAGTCACAAAACCCTGTCCTGTGTCAGTAATTCTGTGCTGCACAGTGCCATTCAGAATTTTACAAGCTTCTCTTTTGGTTTTTCCAAAGACATCACACTCCTTTACTAGTTACATTTGAGTTGTACTTTCAAGCTT is part of the Cinclus cinclus chromosome 4, bCinCin1.1, whole genome shotgun sequence genome and encodes:
- the APPL2 gene encoding DCC-interacting protein 13-beta isoform X1 translates to MPAVDKLLLEEALQDSPQTRSLLSVFEEDAGTLTEYTNQLLQAMQRVYGAQNEMCLATQQLSKQLLAYEKQHFALGKGDEEVISTLHYFSKVVDELNILHSELAKQLADTMVLPIIQFREKDLTEVSTLKDLFGLASHEHDVSMAKYSRLPKRKENEKLKAEVAKEVANARRKQHLSSLQYYCALNALQYRKRVAMMEPMLGYTRGQINFFKKGAEMFSKRMDSFLSSVSDMVQSIQGELDAEAEKMRISQQDLIAVNESVYTPDSDVTSPAINRNLIQKAGYLNLRNKTGLVTTTWERLYFFTQGGNLMCQPRGAVAGGLIQDLDNCSVMAVDCEDRRYCFQITTPTGKAGITLQAESKKEYEEWICAINNISRQIYLTDNPEAAAIKLNQTALQAVTPITSLGKKHEVQHPSQTVKNTENDKIIPSESAGIQDSTQLIAPGTPIQFDIVLPAMEFLDQNRGGRRANPFGETEDSTKDEEEDSLLQQMFVVRFLGSMAVRSDGTCEVIYEAMRQVLAARAIHNIFRMTESHLMVTSKNLRLIDPQTQVTRASFELTTVTQFAAHQENRRLIGFVIHISETLGEESMSAYVFESNTEGEKICYAISLGKEIIEAQKDPEALAQLMKSVPLTNDGKFMLLNDMSEEDGTMHEGGEESEA
- the APPL2 gene encoding DCC-interacting protein 13-beta isoform X2, whose protein sequence is MPAVDKLLLEEALQDSPQTRSLLSVFEEDAGTLTEYTNQLLQAMQRVYGAQNEMCLATQQLSKQLLAYEKQHFALGKGDEEVISTLHYFSKVVDELNILHSELAKQLADTMVLPIIQFREKDLTEVSTLKDLFGLASHGMCPYLEHDVSMAKYSRLPKRKENEKLKAEVAKEVANARRKQHLSSLQYYCALNALQYRKRVAMMEPMLGYTRGQINFFKKGAEMFSKRMDSFLSSVSDMVQSIQGELDAEAEKMRISQQDLIAVNESVYTPDSDVTSPAINRNLIQKAGYLNLRNKTGLVTTTWERLYFFTQGGNLMCQPRGAVAGGLIQDLDNCSVMAVDCEDRRYCFQITTPTGKAGITLQAESKKEYEEWICAINNISRQIYLTDNPEAAAIKLNQTALQAVTPITSLGKKHEVQHPSQTVKNTENDKIIPSESAGIQDSTQLIAPGTPIQFDIVLPAMEFLDQNRGGRRANPFGETEDSTKDEEEDSLLQQMFVVRFLGSMAVRSDGTCEVIYEAMRQVLAARAIHNIFRMTESHLMVTSKNLRLIDPQTQVTRASFELTTVTQFAAHQENRRLIGFVIHISETLGEESMSAYVFESNTEGEKICYAISLGKEIIEAQKDPEALAQLMKSVPLTNDGKFMLLNDMSEEDGTMHEGGEESEA